The Pantanalinema sp. sequence GTTCTATTCGGTTGTCAGCTGAGTCCAAGTGAAGCGCGCTTCGCGCGAATTGTCAACCGTTCTGTTTGCGCAATCGCGCTCATAGTGCGCAATAGAGGCATGGTATGATCGGGATGTACTTGCTTAGAGGAACCTTATCCATGCGTTTTGAAGCCTACTGTGACGGCGCCTGCTCGGGCAACCCCGGTCCCGGCGCCGCCGCCTGCGTCCTGCTCGCCTACGAGGGCAACACCCTGGTCAAGGAGAAGGAGCTGGTCTCGCCGGTCGAGCCGAAATCCACCAACCAGCGCCAGGAGCTCATCGGCGCCATCATGATCCTCGAGTCGCTCAGCCGGCCGGGCGTCGACCTCATCATCCACAGCGACTCCAAGTACGTCATCGACGGGATCACGAGCTGGGTCAAGGGCTGGAAGCGGAACAACTGGGTCAACTCCCAGAAGCAGCCCGTGGCGAACAAGGAGCTGTGGGTGCGCCTCGACGAGCTCGCCTCCCAGCACAAGATCGAGTGGCGCTGGGTCAAGGGCCATTCCGGCAACGCCTACAACGATCGCTGCGATCGCCTCGCGGTGAAGGCGATCGAGGATTTCCGCAAGTAAAGAGCATCTAACAAAACCAGGCATGTTACGACCGTTGGCCGCCGCAGGCGGCTTGAAGGAACAGTTTCGTTACACGCTCTAAAAACGCTCCTCGACCTGTTGCGCGGAGCCCATGGCGGAGCTACTCTCAGTTTCGAGGTCTTTCCATCCTGCAGGAAGGTAAAGACCTCACTTTCGTTTCTACGCGTCGGCGGCGCCCAGCGACGCCAGGGCCTGGGGGACCCGGCCCTTGAGGGTCGGCAGCAAGGCGAGCGCGAGGGTCTCCTCGGCCCGCGACACGAACCGGAACGCCATGGCCTCGCGGACCTCGGCCGGAACGTCCTCGAGGTCCGCCTGGTTCTCCTCGGGCAGGATCACGAGGTCGAGCTCGGCGCGGTGCGCCGCGAGCACCTTCTCCTTGACCCCGCCGATGGCCATGACGCGCCCCCTGAGGCTGATCTCGCCGGTCATCGCCAGATCCGAGCGCACCGGCCGCCCCGAGAGGACCGAGGCGATCGCAACCGCCATGGCCATCCCGGCGCTCGGGCCGTCCTTGGGGATGGCCCCCTGCGGCACGTGGAGGTGCAGGTCGTGCTGGAGCCATGCCTCCTCGGCGATCCCGAGGGCCTCGGCGTTCGCCTTGACGAAGGTGAAGGCGGCCTGCGCCGACTCCTTCATCACGTCGCCCAGGTGGCCCGTTAGGCTCAGGCGGCCTTTCCCCTTCAGCTTCGCCACCTCGATGGTCAGCATGGAGCCGCCCGCCTCGGTCCAGGCGAGGCCGTTCACCGTGCCCACCTCGGGGGAGCGGTGCGGCTCGCGGTGGCGATGGGGCGCGGGGCCCAGCAGGGCCGAGAGCGCCTCGGGAGACACGGCGAGGCTGGCGTTGCCTGCGACCACCGCGCGCGCCGCCTTTCGGGCGAGCGAAGCCAGGCGCCGCGAGAGCTGTCGCACACCCGCTTCGCGGGTGTAGCCGCGGACGAGCGCCTCGAGGGTGTCGCGATCCACTTCGAGCTGGGCGCTCTTCAGGCCGTGGGTCTCGAGGGTCTTCGGCAGCAGGTGCTTTTCGGCGATCGAAAGCTTCTCGCGCTCGGTGTAGCTGCCGATCCGGATGATCTCGAGGCGATCGCGCAGCGCGGCGGGGATCCCCGCGGTGCCGTTGGCGGTGGCGATGAACAGCACCTCGGAGAGGTCGAACGGGCTCTCCACGTAGTGGTCGGAGAAGGTCCGGTTCTGCTCGGGGTCCAGGACCTCCAGGAGCGCCGCCGAGGGGTTGGAGCGCGAGTCGCTGCCGAGCTTGTCGAGCTCATCGAGCAGGAAGACCGGGTTCTTGGTGCCCGCCGTCTTGAGGCCGGCGAGGATGCGGCCCGGCATGGCCCCCACGTAGGTGCGGCGGTGGCCGCGGATCTCGGCCTCGTCGTGAACCCCGCCCAGGCTCGCGCGCACGAACTTGCGGCCCAGGGCGTCCGCGATTGCGCGGGCGAGCGACGTCTTGCCCACCCCGGGAGGACCCACCAGGCAGAGAATCGTGGTCGGGGGCGACTTGCGCAGCGCGCGCACCGCGAGGAACTCCAGGAGGCGATCCTTGACCTTCTCGAGGCCGTGGTGGCCCGCGTCGAGGACGTCCTGGGCGTGGCCGAGGTCCAGCTGGTCCTTCGTGCGCTTGTCCCAGGGAAGGGCGGCGAGCGTGTCCAGGTAGGAGCGGATGACGCCCGACTCGGCCGACTGGGGGCCCGTGCGCTGCAGCCGTCCGAGCTCGCGCTCGGCCCGCTCGCGCGCCTCCTTGGGGAGCTTGGCCTTGGCGATCGCCTTGCGGTAGTCGCTGATCTCCTTGGTCTTCTCGTCCTCCTCGCCGAGCTCCCGGTGGATCTGCTGGAGCTTCTCGCGCAGGAAGTACTCGCGCTGGGCCTTGTCCAGCTTGGACTTCACCTTCTCGTGGATCTCCTGGTCCAGCTTCAGCTGCTCCAGGAGGGTGGCGAGGTGGTTGGCCAGGATCTCGAGGCGCTCCTGGACGCCCACGGTCTCGAGCATGGCCTGGCGGCACGAAAGGTCGTGGACCAGGTAGGAGCCCGCCATGTCCGCCAGGTGCGAGGCCCCGTGGATGGTGTCGATTGCGAGCGAGGCCTCGGGGGGCAGGCGCTTGTCGAGCGGCATGATCTCGGCGAGCTGCTCGCGGACGTGGCGCTCCCAGGCGTCGATGGTCTCACCCTTCTCCTCGGGGGCGCTCAGCGCCTCGTAGGCGGCGCGCAGCGGGCCGTCGCCGTCGTCGACCCTCAGGATCCGCGCGCGGGTCTTGGCCTCGAACAGGACGCGGAAGGTCCCGTCCGGCTGGCGGAACGACTGGAGGATCTCGCCGACGGTGCCCATCTCGTGGAGGTCGGCGGCCGTGGGCGCCTCGAGCTTGGAATCGCGCTGAGCGACCAGCAGCAGGCTTCGCCCCTCGATGAGGGCCGTCTCGACGGCTGCGACCGAGCGGGGGCGTCCCATGGACAGGCCCGCGATCATGTGGGGCAGCACCACCATCTCCCGCAGGGGGACGACGGGCAGGGTGGTCTCGGCTTGCGGAGCGCCTGGCGCCATGGGGGATCCTTTCGAGCGGCAATTCGAGCGGTAAAGGGGCGTTCGGCCCCTCGCTATTCTAGCACCGATCGGTTTTTCAAGGCCGAAGCCGGCCCGGCGCATCGCGCCGGACCGGCTTCGGGGGATTCGCAAGGACTAGGAAGCCTGCTTTGCGGTGCCGCTTTCGGGCAGCATGAAGAGCTTGGCGGCCTCGGCCTTGTTCTCGACCAGCTCCTTGGTGATGGTCACCTTGCGCAGGTCGGTGCGGCTCGGTGCCTCGTACATCACGTCGAGCATCATCTCCTCGACGATCGAACGAAGCGCACGGGCGCCCGTCTTGCGCTTGAGGGCCTCGGCGGCGATCGCCGTCAGGCTGTCCTCGGTGAAGTCCAGGTCCACCCCGTCCATCCCCAAGAGGCGCTTGTACTGCTTGGTGATGGCGTTCTTGGGCTCGGTGAGGATGCTGATGAGGGCTTCCTGGTCGAGCGGGTTGAGCGTCGCCACCATCGGGATACGACCGATGAACTCGGGGATCAGGCCGTACTTGAGCAGGTCCTCGGGCTGGAGTTGCTCGAAGAGCACGCTCAGGTCCTTCTCCACGACGTCCTTGATCTCGGCGCCGAAGCCCATGGTCTTCTTGCCGACCCGGGTCTCGATCACCTTGTCCAGGCCCACGAAGGCCCCACCCACGATGAACAGGATGTTCGTCGTGTCGAGCTGGATGAACTCCTGGTA is a genomic window containing:
- the lon gene encoding endopeptidase La, whose translation is MAPGAPQAETTLPVVPLREMVVLPHMIAGLSMGRPRSVAAVETALIEGRSLLLVAQRDSKLEAPTAADLHEMGTVGEILQSFRQPDGTFRVLFEAKTRARILRVDDGDGPLRAAYEALSAPEEKGETIDAWERHVREQLAEIMPLDKRLPPEASLAIDTIHGASHLADMAGSYLVHDLSCRQAMLETVGVQERLEILANHLATLLEQLKLDQEIHEKVKSKLDKAQREYFLREKLQQIHRELGEEDEKTKEISDYRKAIAKAKLPKEARERAERELGRLQRTGPQSAESGVIRSYLDTLAALPWDKRTKDQLDLGHAQDVLDAGHHGLEKVKDRLLEFLAVRALRKSPPTTILCLVGPPGVGKTSLARAIADALGRKFVRASLGGVHDEAEIRGHRRTYVGAMPGRILAGLKTAGTKNPVFLLDELDKLGSDSRSNPSAALLEVLDPEQNRTFSDHYVESPFDLSEVLFIATANGTAGIPAALRDRLEIIRIGSYTEREKLSIAEKHLLPKTLETHGLKSAQLEVDRDTLEALVRGYTREAGVRQLSRRLASLARKAARAVVAGNASLAVSPEALSALLGPAPHRHREPHRSPEVGTVNGLAWTEAGGSMLTIEVAKLKGKGRLSLTGHLGDVMKESAQAAFTFVKANAEALGIAEEAWLQHDLHLHVPQGAIPKDGPSAGMAMAVAIASVLSGRPVRSDLAMTGEISLRGRVMAIGGVKEKVLAAHRAELDLVILPEENQADLEDVPAEVREAMAFRFVSRAEETLALALLPTLKGRVPQALASLGAADA
- the rnhA gene encoding ribonuclease HI, with product MRFEAYCDGACSGNPGPGAAACVLLAYEGNTLVKEKELVSPVEPKSTNQRQELIGAIMILESLSRPGVDLIIHSDSKYVIDGITSWVKGWKRNNWVNSQKQPVANKELWVRLDELASQHKIEWRWVKGHSGNAYNDRCDRLAVKAIEDFRK